A single genomic interval of Lewinellaceae bacterium harbors:
- a CDS encoding L-ribulose-5-phosphate 4-epimerase, with the protein MKFDDLKAEAYEANMQLPALGLVLFTFGNASAIDRQSGIFAIKPSGVPYAELRPEDMVLVDLDGKVVDGRLRPSSDTETHAVLYKHWATLGGIVHTHSTYATAWAQTQLDIPILGTTHADHLTVDIPCAPVMDDEMIRGNYEHETGFQILNDFDRRLYQPEEVEMVLVANHAPFTWGKTVAKAVYNSAVLEQIAQMAWIAHSVRPDVPRLKDALIQKHYERKHGKNAYYGQE; encoded by the coding sequence ATGAAATTTGACGATCTGAAAGCGGAAGCTTACGAAGCCAATATGCAGTTACCTGCTCTCGGACTGGTATTGTTCACATTTGGGAATGCAAGCGCTATTGATCGCCAGAGCGGAATTTTTGCCATTAAACCCAGCGGTGTTCCCTACGCGGAATTAAGACCCGAGGATATGGTCCTGGTAGATTTGGATGGCAAGGTCGTCGATGGTCGTCTCCGGCCTTCTTCCGATACCGAAACTCATGCCGTACTCTACAAGCATTGGGCTACTTTGGGGGGCATTGTTCACACCCACAGTACATATGCTACGGCCTGGGCACAAACTCAACTGGACATTCCCATACTCGGCACAACCCATGCCGATCATCTTACTGTGGACATACCCTGTGCTCCGGTGATGGATGATGAAATGATCCGGGGCAACTACGAACACGAGACAGGATTTCAAATCCTGAATGATTTTGACCGAAGGCTTTACCAACCGGAGGAAGTCGAAATGGTATTGGTTGCCAACCATGCTCCCTTCACCTGGGGCAAAACGGTGGCGAAAGCGGTATACAACAGCGCCGTGCTGGAACAGATCGCCCAGATGGCCTGGATAGCACACAGTGTCCGCCCGGATGTACCCAGGTTAAAGGACGCTCTGATCCAGAAACATTATGAGCGGAAGCATGGTAAAAATGCGTATTATGGACAGGAATAA
- a CDS encoding ribulokinase — MPSSDRHSTPSYVIGVDFGTDSVRSLLVRIQDGEEVATSVFYYPRWKQGLYCRPALNQFRQHPLDYMEGLESTVRAVVDTLPEQERHHIHGIAVDTTGSTPVPVNREGVPLSLLDGFQENPNAMFVLWKDHTAINEAEEINTLCQEWSIDYTRFEGGVYSSEWFWAKILHIIREDQQVAQAAYSWVEHCDWIPFLLTGGTDIHMLKRSRCAAGHKALWHPSWQGLPDEEFLMALDTKLQSLRARLYEDTYTSEVPAGKLSQQWSAKLGLNTEVVISVGAFDAHMGAVGGQIEPYHLSKVMGTSTCDMLVAPSHEVGDNLVRGICGQVDGSVIPGMTGLEAGQSAFGDVYAWFRQVLLQPVTSIIRAMPDLDEQSKQQILDRLSEEMIPELTRLAENIAPEATAPVAIDWLNGRRTPDADQSLKGAVIGLSLGTGAGSIFRALVEATCFGAKRIVDRFIEEGIPIEGVIGLGGVAKKAPFIMQTMANVLNRPIKIARSEQTCALGAAMFAATAASLFDSIPEAMQQMGSGFDAIYQPDPALVPVYEQIYRNYILIGDKLESYYQNEKG, encoded by the coding sequence ATGCCATCAAGTGATCGCCATTCCACGCCATCTTATGTGATCGGAGTTGATTTTGGCACCGACAGCGTCCGTTCGTTGCTGGTTCGAATCCAGGATGGAGAAGAAGTTGCCACCTCTGTATTTTATTACCCGCGCTGGAAACAAGGTTTATACTGCCGCCCCGCATTGAATCAGTTTCGTCAGCATCCGCTGGATTACATGGAAGGATTGGAATCTACCGTCCGGGCGGTGGTGGATACATTGCCAGAGCAGGAACGACACCACATCCATGGTATTGCCGTGGACACCACCGGAAGCACACCGGTACCAGTCAACCGGGAGGGTGTGCCATTGTCGTTACTGGATGGGTTTCAGGAGAACCCCAATGCCATGTTTGTACTCTGGAAGGATCATACCGCCATCAATGAAGCCGAGGAGATCAACACCTTGTGCCAGGAGTGGTCCATCGACTACACCCGTTTTGAAGGCGGCGTATATTCGTCCGAATGGTTTTGGGCCAAAATCCTTCACATCATTCGGGAAGATCAGCAAGTGGCTCAGGCCGCTTACTCCTGGGTGGAACATTGTGACTGGATCCCTTTTTTGCTAACAGGAGGTACCGATATTCATATGCTGAAACGTTCCCGTTGTGCGGCAGGTCATAAAGCATTATGGCATCCCTCCTGGCAAGGCCTTCCCGACGAAGAATTTTTAATGGCGCTTGATACGAAGTTGCAGAGTCTGCGGGCACGTCTCTATGAAGATACCTATACTTCAGAGGTGCCTGCCGGGAAGTTGTCTCAGCAATGGTCCGCTAAATTAGGCCTGAATACAGAGGTCGTGATAAGTGTTGGCGCTTTCGATGCACACATGGGAGCAGTAGGTGGTCAGATTGAACCCTATCACCTGTCCAAGGTGATGGGTACATCCACCTGTGACATGCTGGTTGCCCCAAGCCATGAAGTCGGTGATAACCTGGTCCGCGGCATTTGCGGTCAGGTGGATGGTTCGGTGATCCCTGGAATGACAGGACTTGAGGCAGGGCAGTCAGCCTTTGGCGATGTCTACGCCTGGTTTAGGCAGGTCTTGCTGCAGCCGGTGACTTCCATCATCCGTGCCATGCCCGACCTTGACGAACAATCGAAGCAGCAAATTCTGGATCGACTGTCAGAAGAAATGATTCCGGAACTGACCAGGTTGGCTGAAAACATCGCTCCGGAAGCAACCGCACCGGTAGCCATTGACTGGCTCAATGGACGCAGGACACCCGACGCTGACCAATCGCTGAAAGGCGCAGTTATCGGATTATCATTAGGGACTGGAGCAGGAAGCATCTTCCGGGCTCTGGTCGAAGCGACCTGTTTTGGGGCCAAACGCATCGTAGACCGCTTCATAGAAGAAGGAATACCCATCGAAGGCGTCATCGGCCTGGGAGGAGTAGCCAAAAAGGCGCCATTCATCATGCAGACTATGGCCAATGTCCTGAACCGGCCGATTAAAATTGCCCGGTCAGAACAAACCTGTGCACTCGGTGCTGCCATGTTTGCTGCTACAGCAGCCAGCCTGTTTGATTCCATCCCGGAAGCCATGCAGCAAATGGGGAGCGGATTTGATGCCATCTACCAACCGGACCCAGCCCTGGTTCCGGTATATGAACAGATCTACCGGAATTACATACTCATCGGCGACAAACTGGAGTCCTATTATCAAAATGAAAAAGGATGA
- a CDS encoding biopolymer transporter ExbD — MIKKRNKVSAEFSMSSLTDIIFLLLIFFMLTSSLVTQNAINLKLPSSVSKVVAPKSGDVSIDPSGAFYWNGKRVTLSELERSVRSQVNASPNPRDYALVIYADEEAEWKYVTQVYNLALKLNIKVVAATRPE, encoded by the coding sequence ATGATCAAAAAAAGAAATAAAGTATCGGCAGAGTTTAGCATGTCATCCTTGACGGATATCATCTTCCTGCTCCTGATCTTCTTCATGCTGACATCATCGCTGGTAACTCAGAATGCGATCAACCTGAAGTTGCCCAGTTCGGTGTCCAAAGTTGTAGCTCCCAAATCGGGTGATGTGTCCATTGATCCTTCGGGAGCGTTTTACTGGAATGGGAAACGGGTGACATTGTCTGAACTGGAGCGAAGCGTGCGTTCACAGGTCAATGCATCGCCGAATCCACGCGATTATGCACTGGTTATCTATGCCGATGAGGAAGCAGAATGGAAATACGTAACCCAGGTGTATAATCTGGCATTAAAACTAAACATCAAAGTGGTGGCCGCCACCCGGCCCGAATAG
- a CDS encoding MotA/TolQ/ExbB proton channel family protein: MWLLFQDMQTLPEEGVETQSALDVILQSGTVGIAIMVILLVLFFLAVFILVERYLTISKAGRVDQNFMNNIRASVQSGNIEGARALCRNTDSPMARMVEKGLQRIGKPLGDIDAAIENVGNLEVFRLEKNLSRLASIAGAAPMIGFFGTVTGMILAFYQMSTAEDITPKLLAGGIYQALLTTAGGLFVGILAFIGYNLLVSLVEKVIFQMERTTVEFMDLLQEPA, encoded by the coding sequence ATGTGGCTTTTGTTTCAAGATATGCAAACTTTACCTGAAGAAGGTGTTGAAACCCAGAGTGCTTTGGATGTGATCCTGCAATCCGGGACGGTAGGTATCGCCATCATGGTCATCCTGCTGGTATTGTTTTTTCTTGCTGTATTCATCCTGGTGGAACGATATCTCACCATCAGCAAGGCTGGAAGGGTTGATCAGAATTTCATGAATAATATCCGGGCCAGTGTACAGTCCGGCAACATCGAAGGTGCACGGGCTCTCTGTCGCAATACCGATTCGCCGATGGCACGCATGGTCGAGAAAGGATTGCAGCGTATTGGTAAACCGCTTGGTGATATCGATGCAGCAATCGAGAATGTCGGTAACCTGGAAGTTTTCCGTCTGGAGAAAAACCTGTCCCGTTTGGCCAGCATTGCCGGCGCAGCGCCAATGATCGGATTTTTCGGAACTGTAACCGGTATGATCCTGGCGTTTTATCAGATGTCTACCGCAGAGGACATTACACCCAAATTACTTGCCGGCGGTATCTATCAGGCCCTGCTGACCACGGCTGGCGGCCTCTTTGTTGGTATTCTCGCATTCATCGGTTACAACCTGTTGGTCTCCCTGGTGGAAAAAGTCATTTTCCAGATGGAACGTACGACCGTGGAGTTTATGGACCTGCTACAGGAACCGGCCTAG
- a CDS encoding 3-hydroxyacyl-CoA dehydrogenase/enoyl-CoA hydratase family protein — protein sequence MRRIRKAAVLGSGVMGSAIACHLANVGLEVLMLDIVPFDLTEKEASNPMARNRLVNESLAKAISSRPAPLYHKDFARRIQTGNLTDDLALINDADWIIEVVVERLDIKRQLFAKVDQYRRPGTLVSSNTSGIPIHLMLEGRSDDFRQHFCGTHFFNPPRYLELLEVIPTPETRPEVTGFFMDFGSRVLGKQTVQCKDTPAFIANRVGVYAMGKVYELTQELGISIEDADKLTGPAIGRPNTGTFRLGDLVGLDVALKVMEGIKHNCPDDEQMKNMVIPEFLKFLVEHKYLGNKTGQGFYQKTKEKDEKGRSVVLGLDLNTHQYRPAQKQNFPSLGVAKQIDDVRRRVKAVANSEDLGGQLVRRSLAGLFAYVSNRIPEISDHIYSIDQAIKAGFAWELGPFEYWEAVGLQEGKAWAEAEGYTLSNWVEQYIAGGHETFYEKKEGKRYCFDPLQNKMLPTGGLEGLVLLDNGKAPVYKNDEVILHDIGDGVLNLEFTSKANAIGEGILRGINESIALAEEGKWNGMVIGNTAKNFSVGANLMLMGMMAFQQEFEELNLAVKLFQDTSMRCRYSAIPVVAATQGYVFGGGCELQMHCDATMAAAESYIGLVEAGVGLIPGGGGTKEFAVRASDAYQAGEIEIPTLLERFKTIALAAVSTSAYEAFDHKYLLPERDEVVVRGRANIAEAKAKVLELAKHYIQPVPREDIRVLGRQGLATLLIGAHSLKLGHYASEHDIKIAQKMAYVLCGGDLSSPQNVSEQYLLDIEREAFLSLCGEPKTLERIQYMLENNKPLRN from the coding sequence ATGAGAAGAATCCGTAAAGCAGCTGTACTCGGATCCGGTGTCATGGGATCAGCCATAGCCTGCCACCTGGCTAACGTAGGACTGGAAGTCCTGATGCTGGACATTGTACCGTTTGATCTGACCGAAAAAGAAGCATCCAATCCAATGGCCCGCAATCGCCTGGTCAATGAATCGCTGGCCAAGGCGATCAGCAGCAGGCCGGCGCCCCTCTATCATAAAGATTTTGCCCGGCGCATCCAAACCGGAAACCTCACCGATGACCTGGCGCTAATCAACGACGCCGACTGGATCATCGAGGTCGTCGTAGAACGGCTGGATATCAAAAGACAACTCTTTGCCAAGGTGGATCAATACCGCAGACCGGGTACTCTGGTCAGTTCGAACACGTCAGGCATCCCCATTCATCTCATGCTGGAAGGACGCAGTGACGACTTCCGCCAGCATTTCTGCGGGACCCATTTCTTCAACCCTCCCCGGTATCTGGAATTGCTGGAAGTCATCCCCACACCGGAGACCAGACCGGAAGTCACTGGTTTTTTCATGGACTTTGGATCCCGCGTGCTGGGCAAACAGACGGTCCAGTGCAAGGATACCCCGGCATTCATTGCCAACCGGGTCGGCGTCTATGCCATGGGTAAGGTCTATGAACTCACGCAAGAACTTGGCATCAGCATTGAAGATGCCGATAAACTGACCGGCCCTGCCATTGGCCGCCCCAATACCGGGACCTTCCGGCTGGGTGACCTGGTCGGACTCGATGTTGCCCTCAAGGTCATGGAAGGCATTAAACACAACTGCCCCGATGATGAACAGATGAAGAACATGGTGATACCGGAGTTTCTAAAATTTCTGGTAGAACACAAATATCTGGGTAACAAGACCGGACAGGGATTTTATCAAAAGACCAAAGAAAAAGATGAAAAAGGCCGTTCGGTCGTCCTCGGCCTCGACCTGAATACCCACCAATACCGGCCAGCCCAAAAACAAAACTTCCCCAGCCTTGGAGTCGCCAAACAAATCGATGATGTACGGCGTCGCGTAAAAGCCGTTGCGAACAGCGAAGACCTGGGAGGCCAGCTGGTCCGGAGGTCGCTGGCAGGGTTGTTTGCCTATGTATCCAACCGTATCCCCGAGATCTCCGATCACATTTACAGCATAGACCAGGCCATCAAAGCCGGGTTTGCCTGGGAGCTGGGCCCTTTTGAATATTGGGAAGCCGTGGGCCTGCAAGAAGGAAAAGCATGGGCTGAGGCGGAGGGTTACACCCTTAGTAACTGGGTCGAACAGTACATCGCCGGAGGACACGAAACATTTTACGAAAAGAAAGAAGGAAAACGCTATTGTTTCGATCCGCTCCAGAACAAAATGTTACCAACCGGTGGACTGGAGGGATTGGTATTACTGGACAACGGTAAGGCTCCGGTATATAAGAATGATGAGGTGATCCTACACGACATCGGCGACGGTGTACTCAATCTGGAGTTCACCAGCAAGGCAAATGCCATCGGGGAAGGCATCTTACGCGGGATCAATGAATCGATCGCTCTTGCCGAGGAAGGTAAATGGAATGGCATGGTCATCGGCAATACAGCCAAGAATTTCTCCGTCGGCGCCAATCTGATGCTGATGGGTATGATGGCCTTCCAACAGGAATTCGAAGAATTGAATCTGGCCGTAAAACTCTTCCAGGATACCTCCATGCGTTGCCGCTATTCGGCCATACCGGTGGTAGCCGCCACCCAGGGGTATGTCTTCGGAGGAGGTTGTGAGTTACAGATGCACTGCGATGCCACGATGGCTGCCGCAGAGTCTTATATTGGATTGGTAGAAGCAGGCGTGGGCCTGATCCCGGGCGGTGGAGGCACTAAAGAATTTGCAGTACGAGCATCCGATGCCTACCAGGCTGGCGAGATTGAGATCCCTACCCTGCTGGAGCGATTCAAGACCATTGCGTTGGCGGCAGTTTCTACTTCTGCTTATGAAGCTTTTGATCACAAGTATCTATTGCCGGAGCGCGATGAGGTCGTCGTCCGGGGCCGTGCCAACATCGCCGAAGCAAAAGCAAAAGTACTGGAGCTGGCAAAACATTACATCCAGCCGGTACCACGGGAAGACATCCGGGTTCTCGGCCGTCAGGGGTTGGCAACCCTGTTGATTGGTGCGCACAGTCTGAAGCTGGGTCATTATGCCAGTGAGCACGACATCAAGATCGCCCAGAAGATGGCATATGTGCTCTGTGGCGGTGATCTGTCCAGCCCGCAGAATGTCTCCGAGCAGTACCTCCTTGACATCGAGCGAGAAGCATTCCTGAGCCTCTGTGGCGAACCCAAGACACTGGAACGGATACAATACATGCTGGAGAACAATAAGCCGCTGAGGAATTGA
- a CDS encoding four helix bundle protein: protein MAYHNYKELIAWKKAKELCIFIYHFFNECENENSVFYKQMIRAALSIPSNIAEGCGRGTNKQTLHFLDIAYGSTCELETQMIIYSEIKSVNQEHLDIIFRQIIEVQKLIFGFKHKISLGENSQISNLKSQISNLALWKHTSSKHTAPQSAKQRKEDSGFTGPMIWLLRS from the coding sequence ATGGCATATCATAATTACAAAGAGCTTATAGCATGGAAAAAGGCTAAGGAACTATGCATTTTCATCTATCATTTTTTCAATGAATGCGAGAATGAAAATTCTGTCTTCTATAAACAGATGATACGTGCAGCATTATCCATTCCTTCGAATATTGCAGAAGGCTGTGGCAGAGGAACCAATAAACAGACCTTACATTTTCTTGATATAGCATATGGTTCTACCTGTGAACTGGAAACACAAATGATTATTTATTCAGAAATTAAATCAGTAAATCAGGAGCATTTGGATATTATTTTCCGTCAAATTATTGAGGTCCAAAAATTAATCTTTGGATTTAAACATAAAATCTCATTGGGGGAAAATTCTCAAATCTCAAATCTCAAATCTCAAATCTCAAATCTAGCTTTATGGAAGCATACATCGTCAAAGCATACCGCTCCGCAGTCGGCAAAGCAAAGAAAGGAGGATTCCGGTTTTACCGGTCCGATGATCTGGCTGTTGAGGTCATAA
- a CDS encoding acetyl-CoA C-acyltransferase: MEAYIVKAYRSAVGKAKKGGFRFYRSDDLAVEVIKHLLNETPELDPKLVDDVIVGCANPEGEQGLQIGRQISVRALGKEVPGMTVNRYCASGLETISIAVAKIRAGMGECFIAGGAESMSMLPMEGYKLAPSYQVATHTPNYVVGMGLTAEAVAKKYKVSREDQDIFALRSHTLAAAAIREGKFKDEIVPVPVEEIYVEDGQRKERSWVVDTDEGVRGDTSLEALAKLKPVFANGGSVTAGNSSQTSDGVAFTLVMSEQLMKQLNLTPIARLVSCSVAGVEPLYMGIGPCAAIPKALLQGGLKLDDIQLIELNEAFAAQSLAVIREAHLNPDIVNVNGGAIALGHPLGCTGAKLSTQIFNELRRRNQKYGMVTACVGGGQGIAGIYELLN, from the coding sequence ATGGAAGCATACATCGTCAAAGCATACCGCTCCGCAGTCGGCAAAGCAAAGAAAGGAGGATTCCGGTTTTACCGGTCCGATGATCTGGCTGTTGAGGTCATAAAACATCTATTAAATGAAACGCCGGAGCTGGACCCCAAACTGGTGGATGATGTCATCGTCGGATGTGCCAATCCGGAAGGTGAGCAGGGATTACAGATCGGCCGGCAAATATCGGTACGCGCGTTGGGCAAGGAAGTGCCCGGTATGACCGTGAATCGCTACTGCGCATCGGGACTGGAAACCATCTCCATCGCGGTTGCCAAGATACGGGCGGGTATGGGCGAATGTTTCATCGCTGGCGGAGCCGAGAGCATGAGTATGCTCCCTATGGAGGGTTACAAACTGGCGCCTTCGTACCAGGTGGCCACCCATACTCCCAACTATGTTGTAGGCATGGGACTCACCGCAGAGGCGGTAGCCAAAAAATACAAGGTGAGCCGTGAAGACCAGGATATCTTCGCCTTACGCTCGCATACGCTGGCAGCAGCGGCAATCCGGGAAGGTAAATTCAAGGATGAGATCGTACCGGTGCCTGTGGAAGAAATCTATGTCGAAGATGGCCAACGCAAAGAACGCTCATGGGTGGTAGACACCGACGAAGGGGTTCGCGGTGACACCAGCCTGGAAGCCCTGGCAAAATTAAAACCGGTCTTCGCCAACGGTGGCTCCGTGACCGCCGGCAACTCTTCGCAGACATCCGACGGGGTCGCTTTCACCCTGGTCATGAGCGAGCAGCTGATGAAGCAACTTAATCTGACCCCGATAGCACGGCTGGTAAGTTGCTCGGTAGCTGGTGTGGAACCACTGTATATGGGTATAGGTCCCTGTGCTGCCATTCCAAAAGCCTTGCTACAAGGCGGGCTGAAGCTGGATGATATTCAACTCATCGAACTCAATGAAGCTTTTGCAGCACAATCTTTGGCCGTCATCCGGGAAGCCCACCTCAATCCGGATATCGTGAATGTAAATGGAGGCGCAATCGCATTAGGTCATCCACTAGGATGTACGGGCGCAAAACTAAGTACGCAGATATTCAATGAACTGCGCCGGCGCAATCAGAAGTACGGAATGGTGACCGCCTGTGTTGGTGGTGGACAGGGAATCGCGGGCATTTATGAGTTACTGAATTAA
- a CDS encoding glycoside hydrolase family 43 protein — MSFKKWYLKFYPFLIPVFLLVFACNSSSEGNRDEDEGEEEQEEAMEEMMENQAQMKPISEPLVTDIYTADPSAHVFDHKLYIYPSHDWEAGIPENDLGDHFGMVDYHVLSMETVGGPVTDHGIALDIKNIPWAGRQLWAPDAAFKNGTYYLYFPAKDKEDVFHIGVATSTNPAGPFTAMPEPMAGTFSIDPAVYQDDDGAYYMYFGGIWGGQLQRWRTGQYSPDGAEPDPDEPALGPRMAKLADDMTELAEPLQELKILDEKGQPLLTKDHDRRFFEAPWMHKYQGKYYLSYSTGDTHYIVYATSDNPYGPFTYQGVVLNPVIGWTNHHSIVEYQGKWYLFYHDSTLSGGKTHLRCVKVTELKYRPDGSIIPITAYR; from the coding sequence ATGTCATTCAAAAAGTGGTACCTGAAATTCTATCCTTTCCTGATTCCCGTTTTTCTGCTGGTATTCGCCTGTAATTCTTCTTCGGAAGGTAACCGCGACGAGGACGAAGGGGAGGAAGAGCAAGAAGAGGCCATGGAAGAAATGATGGAGAACCAGGCCCAGATGAAGCCGATTTCGGAGCCGTTAGTGACTGATATCTATACCGCAGACCCATCCGCTCATGTTTTTGATCATAAGTTGTACATCTATCCGAGCCACGATTGGGAAGCCGGTATACCGGAGAATGACCTGGGCGATCATTTTGGGATGGTGGATTATCATGTCCTTTCCATGGAAACGGTTGGTGGCCCGGTTACGGATCACGGGATTGCTTTGGACATTAAAAATATTCCCTGGGCTGGCAGGCAACTTTGGGCACCTGATGCAGCTTTCAAGAACGGGACGTACTATCTGTATTTCCCGGCGAAGGACAAGGAAGATGTATTTCATATTGGCGTGGCCACCAGCACGAACCCGGCTGGTCCGTTCACCGCAATGCCGGAACCCATGGCTGGCACCTTCAGCATCGACCCTGCCGTTTACCAGGACGATGATGGAGCTTATTACATGTACTTTGGAGGTATCTGGGGCGGGCAATTGCAACGGTGGAGAACCGGTCAATACAGCCCTGATGGAGCTGAACCCGATCCCGATGAGCCGGCGCTGGGGCCTCGCATGGCAAAACTGGCGGATGACATGACCGAATTGGCCGAGCCGTTGCAGGAGTTAAAAATCCTGGATGAAAAAGGACAGCCTTTATTAACCAAAGACCACGACCGGCGCTTCTTTGAAGCTCCCTGGATGCACAAATACCAGGGCAAATATTACCTGTCGTATTCCACCGGAGATACGCATTACATCGTTTATGCGACGAGTGATAACCCTTACGGGCCTTTCACCTACCAGGGTGTCGTACTGAATCCGGTGATCGGCTGGACAAACCATCATTCCATTGTAGAATATCAAGGGAAATGGTACCTGTTCTACCACGATTCCACCCTTTCCGGTGGTAAAACACATCTGCGTTGCGTCAAAGTGACGGAACTGAAATACCGGCCGGATGGTAGTATTATTCCAATAACAGCGTACAGGTAG
- a CDS encoding T9SS type A sorting domain-containing protein, translated as MCHTISSFNYSNSPYLDRIDIDLATFASASIGQAILNTYDADVAVLITAQNYYPFAGAAYIGGKFAIVSAPYAGPGRWTFAHEVGHLFKARHQLTGIGQDPNPDCGHGYLFASGDEGITVMYNSSLTDNTVRAPRFSNPNITFNGYTIGTGNENSATRIATAICNLGSITSDPIMEIRNNDAIQEVSISPNPADQELLIEFHKGFQPKYLVIHDLNGRIIHEQTISTARKLLVPIQNWPGGLYTLNLVDQQLNKTIKIVKL; from the coding sequence ATGTGTCATACGATTTCCAGCTTTAATTATTCCAACAGCCCCTATTTAGACAGAATCGATATTGATTTGGCCACATTTGCAAGTGCAAGTATCGGTCAAGCTATACTGAATACTTATGATGCAGATGTTGCTGTATTAATAACAGCTCAGAATTATTATCCCTTTGCAGGTGCTGCTTATATCGGAGGTAAATTTGCCATCGTTTCCGCACCATATGCCGGGCCGGGCCGGTGGACCTTTGCGCACGAAGTAGGTCATTTGTTTAAAGCAAGACATCAATTAACCGGGATTGGTCAGGATCCAAATCCCGATTGTGGGCACGGATACTTATTTGCTTCAGGAGATGAAGGAATTACTGTCATGTATAATTCCTCACTAACAGACAATACGGTGCGCGCACCCCGTTTTTCCAATCCGAATATTACTTTTAATGGTTACACCATTGGGACGGGTAATGAAAACAGTGCGACCCGAATTGCCACAGCCATCTGCAATTTAGGTTCGATCACCAGTGATCCGATAATGGAAATCAGAAATAATGATGCCATTCAGGAAGTTTCGATTTCACCCAATCCGGCTGATCAGGAGTTGCTTATTGAATTTCATAAAGGTTTCCAACCGAAATATTTGGTAATTCATGACCTCAATGGCAGGATAATTCACGAACAAACCATTAGCACAGCTAGGAAATTATTGGTCCCGATCCAAAATTGGCCAGGCGGATTATATACTTTGAATTTGGTTGATCAACAACTAAATAAGACCATTAAGATTGTCAAATTATGA